A window from Citrus sinensis cultivar Valencia sweet orange chromosome 3, DVS_A1.0, whole genome shotgun sequence encodes these proteins:
- the LOC102617200 gene encoding mitochondrial Rho GTPase 2 has protein sequence MPGGSGSSSRTGVRVVVVGDRGTGKSSLIAAAATESVPEKVPPVHAPTRLPPDFYPDRVPVTIIDTSSSLENKGKLNEELKRADAVVLTYACNQQSTLSRLSSYWLPELRRLEIKVPIIVAGCKLDLRGDHNATSLEEVMGPIMQQFREIETCVECSATTMIQVPDVFYYAQKAVLHPTAPLFDHDEQTLKPRCVRALKRIFIICDHDMDGALNDAELNEFQVKCFNAPLQPAEIVGVKRVVQEKQHDGVNDLGLTLSGFLFLHALFIEKGRLETTWAVLRKFGYGDDLELRDDFLPVPTKLSPDQSVELASEAVEFLRGIFGLYDIDNDGAVRPAELEDLFLTAPESPWDEAPYKDAAETTALGNLTLKGFVSKWALMTLLDPRHSLANLIYVGYGGDPAAALRVTRKRSVDRKKQQTERNVFRCLLFGPQNAGKSALLNSFLERPFSENYAPTTGEQYAVNVVDQPGGNKKTLILQEIPEGVKKILSNKEALASCDVTIFVYDSSDEYSWKRTKELLVEVARLGEDSGYGVPCLLIASKDDLKPYTMAVQDSARVTQELGIEPPIPVSMKSKDLNNVFSRIIWAAEHPHLNIPETETGRNRKRYRHLVNSSLVFVSVGAAVAVVGLAAYRAYAARRNSSS, from the exons atgccTGGTGGTTCAGGCTCCAGTAGCCGAACCGGCGTGAGAGTGGTGGTTGTTGGCGATCGAGGCACTGGAAAATCGAGTCTGATAGCGGCGGCCGCAACCGAGTCGGTCCCTGAGAAGGTCCCACCGGTCCACGCTCCTACGCGCCTGCCGCCCGATTTTTATCCCGATCGTGTCCCCGTCACTATCATTGACACCTCTTCCAG CTTGGAGAATAAAGGTAAGCTTAATGAAGAATTGAAGCGAGCAGATGCTGTGGTGTTAACATATGCATGTAATCAGCAATCAACTCTTTCTCGTTTGAGTTCCTATTGGCTCCCAGAGCTTCGTCGTTTAGAG ATTAAGGTGCCCATAATTGTAGCTGGGTGTAAGCTAGATCTGCGCGGTGATCATAATGCCACAAGCCTCGAGGAGGTTATGGGACCAATCATGCAACAGTTCAGGGAGATTGAAACTTGTGTAGAATGTTCTGCAACTACTATGATTCAG GTCCCTGATGTTTTCTATTATGCTCAAAAAGCAGTACTTCATCCAACAGCTCCATTGTTTGATCACGATGAACAAACTTTGAAACCTCGGTGCGTCAGGGCATTGAAAAGGATATTTATTATCTGTGATCATGACATGGACGGTGCCCTAAATGATGCAGAGTTAAATGAGTTTCAG GTTAAATGTTTTAATGCTCCATTACAGCCTGCTGAAATAGTAGGCGTAAAGAGGGTTGTACAAGAGAAGCAGCATGATGGAGTCAATGACCTTGGTCTTACCCTTAGTGGTTTCCTTTTCCTCCATGCTCTTTTCATTGAGAAAGGGCGTCTTGAAACTACATGGGCTGTTCTGAGAAAATTTGGTTATGGGGATGATTTAGAACTGAGGGATGATTTTCTTCCGGTTCCAACTAAGCTCTCTCCTGATCAG AGTGTGGAACTGGCAAGTGAAGCTGTGGAATTCCTACGTGGTATCTTCGGATTGTATGACATTGATAAT GATGGAGCAGTGAGGCCTGCGGAGCTTGAGGATCTATTTTTAACTGCACCAGAAAG TCCGTGGGATGAAGCTCCATACAAGGATGCTGCAGAGACAACAGCACTGGGCAATTTAACACTCAAAGGTTTCGTGTCTAAG TGGGCTCTAATGACTCTGCTTGACCCGCGACACAGTTTGGCAAATTTGATATACGTTGGATACGGTGGTGATCCTGCTGCAGCACTCCGTGTTACTAGGAAAAGATCAGTAGATCGTAAGAAGCAACAAACTGAAAGAAATGTTTTCCGTTGTCTCCTTTTTGGTCCACAAAATGCTGGAAAGTCTGCACTGTTGAATTCATTCTTGGAAAG GCCATTCTCAGAAAATTATGCCCCAACAACCGGTGAGCAATATGCAGTGAATGTGGTTGACCAGCCTGGG GGAAATAAGAAGACTCTTATTCTGCAAGAAATACCAGAAGGAGTGAAAAAAATCCTGTCCAACAAGGAAGCTTTGGCCAGCTGTGATGTTACCATATTTGTCTATGACAG CTCAGATGAATATTCAtggaaaagaacaaaagaactttTAGTGGAGGTTGCCAGGCTAGGTGAAGACAGTGGTTATGGTGTTCCATGCCTGCTTATTGCATCAAAAGATGACCTGAAACCTTATACAATGGCAGTACAAGATTCAGCAAGG gTTACTCAGGAGTTGGGAATAGAGCCCCCTATTCCTGTAAGCATGAAATCGAAAGATCTGAATAATGTATTTAGCAGAATTATATGGGCTGCTGAACACCCTCATTTGAACATTCCTGAAACTGAGACTGGGAGGAACCGGAAGCGTTACCGCCACCTTGTTAATAGCTCACTTGTGTTTGTTTCTG TTGGGGCTGCTGTTGCGGTCGTCGGACTGGCTGCTTATCGAGCCTATGCTGCAAGAAGGAATTCCTCTAGTTAG
- the LOC102617494 gene encoding pentatricopeptide repeat-containing protein At4g02820, mitochondrial → MFLRSLGATLAAARVFSTKAAKITTLGLATEKKGAGGRDTLGRRLLSLVYAKRSAAITMRKWKEEGHTVHKYELNRIVRELRKLKRYKHALEVCEWMELQYDIKLVSGDYAVHLDLISKIRGLSSAENFFENLPDKMRGPDTCSALLHSYVQNKKSAEAEALMEKMSECGFLKCPLPYNHMLNLYISHGQLDKVPQMLQELKKNTSPDVVTYNLWLAACASQNDKETAEKAFLELKKTKIDPDWISYSTLTSLYIKMELPEKAATTLKEMEKRTCRKNRVAYSSLLSLYTNMGYKDEVLRIWKKMMSLFAKMNDAEYTCVISSLVKLGEFEKAENIYDEWESISGTGDPRVPNILLAAYINRNQLEMAESFYNRLVTKGIKPCYTTWELLTWGYLKKGQMEKVLECFKKAIGSVRKWVPDHRLITAAYNKLEEQGDIDGAEHLLVTLRNAGHVSTEIYNSLLRTYAKAGKMPLIIVERMQKDNVQMDAETQKVLKITSEMPVSEVSSIFS, encoded by the exons ATGTTCCTCCGCTCACTTGGCGCAACCCTCGCGGCCGCCCGCGTTTTCTCCACTAAAGCAGCGAAGATAACAACCCTCGGCTTAGcaacagaaaaaaaaggagCAGGTGGTCGAGACACGCTGGGCCGCAGACTTCTAAGCCTGGTGTACGCAAAACGCAGTGCAGCGATCACCATGAGGAAATGGAAAGAAGAAGGCCACACGGTGCACAAGTACGAGCTCAATCGTATCGTCAGAGAGTTGCGCAAGCTCAAGCGCTACAAACACGCGCTCGAG GTATGTGAGTGGATGGAATTACAGTATGATATCAAGCTGGTATCCGGTGATTATGCTGTGCacttggatttgatttcaaaaattcgcGGTTTGTCTAGTGCAGAAAACTTTTTTGAGAATCTTCCTGATAAAATGAGAGGTCCAGACACTTGTTCGGCTCTTCTTCACAGTTATGTCCAGAACAAAAAGTCTGCTGAAGCTGAGGCTCTGATGGAGAAAATGTCAGAATGTGGGTTTTTGAAATGCCCCCTTCCTTATAACCACATGCTAAACCTGTATATTTCCCATGGGCAATTAGATAAGGTTCCTCAAATGCTTCaggagttaaaaaaaaacacttctCCTGATGTCGTAACCTATAATTTATGGTTAGCTGCATGTGCCTCGCAAAACGACAAAGAAACTGCAGAGAAAGCCTTCCTGGAgctaaaaaagacaaaaattgaTCCAGATTGGATATCATATAGTACGTTAACCAGCTTGTACATCAAAATGGAACTCCCTGAAAAAGCAGCAACTACTTTGAAGGAGATGGAGAAAAGGACATGTCGGAAAAATCGAGTTGCTTATTCGTCCCTGCTCAGTTTGTATACTAACATGGGGTATAAGGACGAAGTGCTTAGAATTTGGAAGAAGATGATGTCGCTCTTCGCTAAAATGAATGATGCTGAGTATACTTGCGTGATATCTTCGCTTGTAAAACTGGGGGAGTTTGAGAAAGCTGAGAATATCTATGATGAGTGGGAATCTATTTCAGGGACTGGTGATCCTAGGGTTCCAAATATACTTCTTGCAGCTTATATCAATAGAAACCAACTGGAAATGGCTGAATCATTTTACAACCGGCTGGTGACAAAAGGCATCAAGCCTTGTTACACTACTTGGGAACTTCTTACATGGGGCTATTTAAAGAAGGGACAAATGGAAAAAGTTCTAGAGTGTTTTAAGAAAGCTATTGGTAGTGTCAGAAAATGGGTTCCTGACCACAGGTTAATTACAGCAGCATATAACAAACTAGAGGAGCAAGGAGATATTGACGGGGCAGAGCATTTGTTAGTCACTCTTCGGAATGCTGGCCATGTGAGTACTGAGATATATAATTCGTTATTAAGAACTTATGCAAAAGCTGGTAAAATGCCACTAATAATCGTGGAGCGAATGCAGAAGGACAATGTTCAAATGGATGCAGAAACCCAGaaggttttaaaaataacGAGTGAAATGCCTGTGAGTGAAGTTTCAAGTATATTTTCTTAG